The Leptospira terpstrae serovar Hualin str. LT 11-33 = ATCC 700639 nucleotide sequence GAAAAAAGTCAATCGAAAACTTAATTGATTATCTGATTGATGAGATGATTCTCATTGCTCAAGATCCTGACATGGTAAAACTCAATACCAATATCACAGTGGCTCTCATTGAAAATATGAAAAAGTCAATTGGCGAGAAAAAATGGCTGAAAGCAGAAATTGGGAGTAGTTAGAATTAGAATCATAAGTTTCCATTCATCGTTCGAACACTGTTTTCCCACAAAAAAAGTCTTGTTTTCGTAAGAAAACAAGATGAGATCGATCCACTTTGATTTCGTTCACAAAAGTTTCTATTGTCTTCTGTTTGGTTTTGTTTCCGGGATTTTTGGCTGTGGCAAATCCCAAAACGAAAAAACTCCAAACACATGGATGGAATCTAAAAAATCAAAAAGGGAATTGGAAACCAATGGAACTTGTTTGGGAAGAAAGTTCAGGTGCAGTGGCTCCCGAATTCCGGTTTGGAAAACAATATAAACTGGTTGCAGGACAGAAAAAAGTTTTACTCACACGTAAAATGTTTCGTGCAAACCAACAAATACTGAATGAAACTAAAGAAATTCCAGCTAAAGTTTATGAGTCCTGGATGCAAAAACTATCCAAAACAGGAATTGAAACTTTTCCTTTTGAATCTCCACCCTCAGAAACAATTACAGGTGTGAGTTATAACTTTGTTTCATTTGAGTTAGGTTCCACCAAATCGAAGTTTTATTATCACTTGGAGGAACGTAAAGATCCAAGTTGGAAACAGAAAAATAGTATCATAAATATCATAGAAGGGATGAAGCCATGAATTTAAAACTTAGCAGAATGATTTTCGGAATGTTACTCTTATTTACAACTGCAATTCTTGCAGAAGAATTTGATCCGAGTAGTGTTCGGTCTCCTGGATGCAAACCGGGAACTTTCTCATGTGGTTATATTCCTAGTTCCAAAGAAATTCAAGATAGTATTCCGCTCAAAAGAGATTTTAATTCTTTTGATGAATTGCCGAAGTCTATTGATTTATCCTCAATGATGCCTCCAGTAGGAAATCAAGGAAGACAAAATAGTTGTGTAGCATGGGCTACTGGTTATGCGATCAAGTCCTATCTCTTAAAAAACAAAGGACAAGTTTCAGAATATGATCCACCATTTGCTGGTGGAAAGGGGAATTATGTTTTTTCTCCCGCTTTTATTTACAACCAACAAAATGGGGGAGAAGATAAAGGTTTGTATTATTACAAAACAATGGAGTTTTTAAAAACAAGCGGTGTTGCTCCTTGGAGTAGTATGCCCTATACGGATAAAGATTATTTATCCCAACCTTCTCAAAGTTCTAAAAAAGAAGCCCTTAAATATAAAATCAAATCTTTCTCTCGGTTAAACTTTAAAAATCCTGATGAAATTAAGCGGGTGTTAGCTGGGAAAAACGTAGTTATGGTTGGAATGATCATAGACGATGCGTTTTATAAATTGAAAGGTTCTGCTATTTATGATGAAAATGGTGGCCAAAGTTATGGCGGTCATGCAATGACTATCGTAGGATATGATGACAATAAAAAATCCAAATCTGGAAAAAAGGGTGCGTTTAAATTACAAAACTCCTGGGGAACGAATTGGGGTGATAAAGGTTTTGGTTGGGTTTCCTATTCAATTCTTGCAAAAGTAGGACAAGAAACTTATGCTATCGTAGATGAGCCAGCTTCACAAAACATACCATCGGTGGTAGTACCAGTAAAGAAACCAATTCTTCCACCAACAGAAATCAAAGTTTCCAAAGGAGAATTTGATACAAAAATTCTATTAACATGGAATCAACAAGACTTAGCTGTTGCCTATTTGGTTCAAAGAAAAGAAGAATCCGATTTTTATGATCTTGGATATTCGGATAAACCTAGTTTTACTGATCTAAATGTTTCACCTAACTCTACCTATGTGTATAGAATCATTTCTGTTGGTTCAGAAGAAGTATCCGTTTCCTCATTGGAGGTGGAAGGATTTACTGCTACCGAATCTCAATCAGAGGGAAACATAGGCCAAGTGGCTGGCCTTTTGGGTACGGTTTACGTGAATGGAAATACACCTAACGTGGAACTAAGTTGGTCTGAATTAGAAGGGGCAACAAGTTATACAATTTCTCGTTCTGATTCCTCTCTAAAATGGAAAAATATTGGAACAAGTAAAACTACGAGTTTTATTGATCCTTCTCCCAAATTAGGAGAATCCAATTTTTATAGAGTGAATGCAGCTACACAATCGAAACCATCAGGGGAGTGGAGTGAAACAGTAGCCATCGATGTTGCTGATCAAACCTTGTTACCAAATCAAGTGAGTCATCTTACTGCGACTAGCGGAGACTATGCGAATAAAATAGTTTTAAATTGGAATGCCGCTCCTGGTGCAAAAACTTATTTTTTATATCGATTTGATGAAAGAGCCGAACCGTCTGGGCAGTTTGAAATTTCGGGAACTAGTTATACAGATTCAGATCCAGCCATTCAGAATGGTAACCAATATTTGTATACTATCATTGCTGCCAATGATCTTGGTTATGCGGAGCCTAGTCAGGTAGCCTTTGGAAAAACTGATCCTGGACTTACCAAAAGAGCAGGTGGTGTGACTTTATCTCCCCCAAAACAATTAACTTCCAATCTTGTTGGCAAAGACAAAGTCATCACTCTGAGATGGGATTCTGTGAAAGATAGTTTTGAATATTATATTTACCGAAAACAGATGAAAGGTGGAAAGCCGGGGAAATCGGAATTTGTTTCAAACGTTGATGCGAAGAAAACTACATTCAGCGAAAATTTCCCAGGAAACTCAGGTGATTTGTTTTTATATTCCGTACGCTCTAAATCAGAATTTGGTTCGGAGTCGAAAGACTCAAATTTTGTTTCTGTATTCTGGAATGAACCTAAGGCCCAAGTAAAAAAGAGAGCCATGTCTTTGGAAGAACTTCCTGCTTCTTTTGTGGGAAAATGGTCGTCTATGTATTGGAATCCCAAATCAGGTCCACAATCAGTTTTAGTAGATATTCAAGGTAATGGACAAGATTTTGTCGCAAAATTAAAGTTAAATGATAAAGAAATCCGAGAATTTAAAGGTTCTTGGTCTCCAGGTAGTCATACTTTAAAAACAAAGGGATTTTTGTTTGAGTTGTCAAAATCAATGGAAGGCAACTCATTAGCTCAGTTCCAAACAATCAAAGATTTTAGTGATGGTACGGAACTGAGTTTTACTAAAGAATAAAAAAGTAGAGCTTACTAAAAATGCTATAGAGTCATAATAGTTTATATCGTTTGTAGATACAACCAAAGCGCTTTTAGTTCAGTATCAGTCAATTGGCCTAAACTTTTCCATGGCATAGGGAATTTCATTTCTGAACCATCTGGACGTTTTCCTGTTCTGACGGTTTGGATAAAACTAGATTCTGTGTAATGTGTTAGACCATTTTTGCTGATATCTTGCGCAGGTGGCCATTCAGGAGGAGCTCCTTGGATTGGACCACCTTTCAAACTAAAACCATGGCATCCAGTACATGTAGTGGCAACATACTTACCATATTCTAAAGACACAGTAGGTGTAATGTTTGCTAAGTGTGTAGTTTCATGGTTGATAACTTCTGCTGATAGAAAAACAGGAATTTCTCCAATTAAAAAAAGAAATCTTCCCAGTGGACCTGCTTTGAGGTCTCCTTGAGGTTTATCTACAGAAGGTAAAGATCGGAGGAATGCGATTAATTTTCCGACATCTTCATTTGTCATTCCTTGGAAATCTGTCGATGGCATAAACAACAATGCCCTTCCGTTTTTGCCAACACCATGACGAATCGCAATGGCAAGTTCTTCATCAGTTCTTTCAGTAATGATTCCTCCTTTACCTGATGTTAGGTTAGCGCCAGAAAGTGTCCCGAGGGCAGGATCTTCAATAAATGTCCTACCACTTCCATCGACGTCGTGGCAATCTCCACAACCTCGTGATTGGTAGAGTCTTTTCCCCTCAGCAATGTCTGCATGTTTAGCGAACTTAGGTATGGGAACAGATTTTACTTCGTACGTTTTGTTCATACGTGTTGAACTTAACGCATAAATAGTCGTGACTAACACTACAAGAATGCCCAATAAAGATAGAAAGGTGATCGTAAGAATACGAGAAATTTTTTTCATACGTGGGCAAAGAGATCGGGGAAGTTGATTTTGGTCAAGGGAGAATTGGGTAAAGCTGGTAGTACTGTGGGAACAGATTGGATATTTGTATCCCCGCCCGATTAGGGAGGGGAACTAGGACCGCCACCGATCGCAGTGGAAATCCTTTCCCGGAGGGAAAGATTGGAACGGAGAGCGGGATCGCCTTATGTATAGTAGTCGGATTATCAGTCGAATGCGAGGCGCCCTGATTTACCAACTAAATATTGTTAGGATATGGCATGGTTACAAATCCTTTAAAACCTTCTTGGTATACTGCCAAATATAATTTATCTTTTCCTGGCACGACGACAATAATATGGGAAAACAAACTACCGTCATGCATAGTGAAATATATGGGCTTATTTCCGTTAGGTGAAAGTGCAAGGATTCCTGTTTTTTTGGAAACTGGAAGTAGACTTTCCGGTATGTATAGAACAAGACGTTTTAACGATGGGTGTTTATGCAACCAAGTGATTAATTTAGATCTTTCTACTGGGATTGCGATCCAAATTCTGCCGCTAGAATCTCTATCCATTCCGTCAGGAAAACCGGGAAGTCCTTCGATAACAATTTCATCCTTTCCTTTTTTATCACCAGTTAGGTGTAAGCGAATGAGTCTTGATTTAGATAATTCATTTAAAAGAATGGAAGATTCGATTTCTCCTTGCGAGTATTCTAATAAAATTCCATCTAAATATGTGTATTGATGAGCGATTAAACTTGCGGTGTTATCTTTCAGATCATATTTCCAAAGATGTCCATTACGTCCTAATGTAAGCACTTCATGTTTTGATTGTGAACTCACTCCAAGAATAGAATTGGGGTGGTCATATGGTTCAGTAAAATAAATTCTTTCTCCATCATTACTAATTGTTAAATCATCTGCTTTTTCTACGTTGCGACTGTTGGTATCATTAAGTTGTGAGATAGGAATCTTTGTTTCTTTCCCGAAAGGGTAAAAGACTCCAATTTGATCATCTGACGGTTCTTTGGTTTTATCTGTAATGGGAACACGAGTACCAATTTTACGCAGATGTTTTGTTGATATTGTTAATTCGTAAATTCCAGGTCCATCATTAAGAATTGTATCATGTTGTTTTCCGCGAGATAAACACATATATATGATATCATTATTTTTAGGATGAATTACCATCCCCCCAGGTAAAAGCGGAGTTTTGACAAATGGCTCCGAGGTATTATTTGTTAAATCTACTTTCCAAATCCAACCATCGATCGAAGCAACAAAAGCTCTGCCTAAATCTTCTTGCAGAAGAATTTCATCTTGAGCAGGTAAAGTGGATCCGCCGATTGTCACCATTTGTTTGATGGGATCTCCATCGGATTTAATGGAAGTTATTGTTGGATGGTAAGGAAGTTCGATTGGACCTTTGATTTGATTCTTAAAATATTCTTCTGGTGTTCGACAGGATATTAAAATCAAAAGTAAACTGAAAGCCGGAACTAAAAAGAAATTCGTATGAACTTGAAATGATAGTTGATTGAGTTTTGTTTTCATTG carries:
- a CDS encoding SMP-30/gluconolactonase/LRE family protein, whose amino-acid sequence is MKTKLNQLSFQVHTNFFLVPAFSLLLILISCRTPEEYFKNQIKGPIELPYHPTITSIKSDGDPIKQMVTIGGSTLPAQDEILLQEDLGRAFVASIDGWIWKVDLTNNTSEPFVKTPLLPGGMVIHPKNNDIIYMCLSRGKQHDTILNDGPGIYELTISTKHLRKIGTRVPITDKTKEPSDDQIGVFYPFGKETKIPISQLNDTNSRNVEKADDLTISNDGERIYFTEPYDHPNSILGVSSQSKHEVLTLGRNGHLWKYDLKDNTASLIAHQYTYLDGILLEYSQGEIESSILLNELSKSRLIRLHLTGDKKGKDEIVIEGLPGFPDGMDRDSSGRIWIAIPVERSKLITWLHKHPSLKRLVLYIPESLLPVSKKTGILALSPNGNKPIYFTMHDGSLFSHIIVVVPGKDKLYLAVYQEGFKGFVTMPYPNNI
- a CDS encoding C1 family peptidase yields the protein MNLKLSRMIFGMLLLFTTAILAEEFDPSSVRSPGCKPGTFSCGYIPSSKEIQDSIPLKRDFNSFDELPKSIDLSSMMPPVGNQGRQNSCVAWATGYAIKSYLLKNKGQVSEYDPPFAGGKGNYVFSPAFIYNQQNGGEDKGLYYYKTMEFLKTSGVAPWSSMPYTDKDYLSQPSQSSKKEALKYKIKSFSRLNFKNPDEIKRVLAGKNVVMVGMIIDDAFYKLKGSAIYDENGGQSYGGHAMTIVGYDDNKKSKSGKKGAFKLQNSWGTNWGDKGFGWVSYSILAKVGQETYAIVDEPASQNIPSVVVPVKKPILPPTEIKVSKGEFDTKILLTWNQQDLAVAYLVQRKEESDFYDLGYSDKPSFTDLNVSPNSTYVYRIISVGSEEVSVSSLEVEGFTATESQSEGNIGQVAGLLGTVYVNGNTPNVELSWSELEGATSYTISRSDSSLKWKNIGTSKTTSFIDPSPKLGESNFYRVNAATQSKPSGEWSETVAIDVADQTLLPNQVSHLTATSGDYANKIVLNWNAAPGAKTYFLYRFDERAEPSGQFEISGTSYTDSDPAIQNGNQYLYTIIAANDLGYAEPSQVAFGKTDPGLTKRAGGVTLSPPKQLTSNLVGKDKVITLRWDSVKDSFEYYIYRKQMKGGKPGKSEFVSNVDAKKTTFSENFPGNSGDLFLYSVRSKSEFGSESKDSNFVSVFWNEPKAQVKKRAMSLEELPASFVGKWSSMYWNPKSGPQSVLVDIQGNGQDFVAKLKLNDKEIREFKGSWSPGSHTLKTKGFLFELSKSMEGNSLAQFQTIKDFSDGTELSFTKE
- a CDS encoding c-type cytochrome, which translates into the protein MNKTYEVKSVPIPKFAKHADIAEGKRLYQSRGCGDCHDVDGSGRTFIEDPALGTLSGANLTSGKGGIITERTDEELAIAIRHGVGKNGRALLFMPSTDFQGMTNEDVGKLIAFLRSLPSVDKPQGDLKAGPLGRFLFLIGEIPVFLSAEVINHETTHLANITPTVSLEYGKYVATTCTGCHGFSLKGGPIQGAPPEWPPAQDISKNGLTHYTESSFIQTVRTGKRPDGSEMKFPMPWKSLGQLTDTELKALWLYLQTI